The following coding sequences lie in one Zingiber officinale cultivar Zhangliang chromosome 2B, Zo_v1.1, whole genome shotgun sequence genomic window:
- the LOC122049013 gene encoding glutaredoxin-C3-like: MQYQAAAAEAWGYVTAGRGATMDALERVERLASESAVVIFSVSSCCMCHAVKRLFCGMGVSPTVVELDEDPRGKEMERALSRLLGAGSAPAVPVVFIGGKLVGAMDRVMAAHINGTLVPLLKEAGALWL; the protein is encoded by the coding sequence ATGCAGTATCAGGCTGCGGCGGCGGAGGCGTGGGGGTACGTGACGGCGGGGAGGGGAGCGACGATGGACGCGCTGGAGCGGGTGGAGAGGCTGGCGTCGGAGAGCGCGGTGGTAATCTTCAGCGTGAGCAGCTGCTGCATGTGCCACGCCGTGAAACGGCTCTTCTGCGGCATGGGCGTCAGCCCCACGGTGGTGGAGCTGGACGAGGACCCGCGCGGTAAGGAGATGGAGCGCGCGCTCTCGCGGCTGCTCGGCGCCGGCTCCGCCCCGGCCGTCCCTGTCGTCTTCATAGGCGGAAAGCTCGTGGGCGCCATGGACAGGGTAATGGCAGCTCACATCAACGGCACCCTCGTCCCCCTCCTCAAGGAAGCCGGCGCTCTCTGGCTCTGA